Part of the Halogeometricum sp. S3BR5-2 genome, GCGCTTCCGCCGTCCGCCGGGACCTGCACGGCGGGCGCGCCGCGTTCTTCGAGGCTGACCTCGAAGCGCTTGCCGTTGACCTCCACCGTGAAGTCGCGTTCGGTGACCTCCTCGTCCCCGTCGGAGTCGCCTTCCGACTCGGCCGGTCCCCACTTCTCGACGGCCCGCTCGATTCTCGTCCTGTCCAGTTCCTCGTCGAGGTACTTCGTCGTGTGTTCGCCCGCGCGGAACGTCTCGTCGGTGAGCATCAACCGGTGGAACGGGATGATGGTGTGGAAACCGTCTATCTGGAACTCCTCTAACGCGCGTTCGGAGCGCGCGAGACACTCCTCTCTGTCCCCGGCGGTGACGATGAGTTTCGCTATCATCGAGTCGTAATCGGTGACGAGGTCGTCGCCCTGCCGGAGGGCGTCGTCCAGTCGGACGCCGAACCCGCCCGGCGGGTCGTACGTCTCCAGTTCGCCGCCGGGCGCGGGCGCGAAGTCGTTGGCGGCGTTCTCCGCGTTGATGCGGAACTCCATCGAGTGGCCTTCTATCTCGACGTCGTCCTGCGCGAAGCCGAGTTCCTCGCCGGCGGCGACCCGCAGTTGCCACTTCACCACGTCGATGCCCGTCACCTGTTCTGTCACCGTGTGCTCGACCTGAATCCGGGTGTTCACCTCCATGAAGTAGAACTCCCCGTCCTCCACCAGAAATTCGACCGTCCCGGCGTTCGTGTAGTCGGCGGCGTCGACGCCGCGGCGCGCCGCCTCGCCGATTCGCTCACGGAGGTCGTCGTCGAGGGCCGGCGAGGGCGCCTCCTCGATGACCTTCTGGTGGCGACGCTGGAGCGAGCAGTCACGTTCCCCGAGGTGCCGGACGTTGTCGTGGTGGTCCGCGAGAATCTGCACCTCGATGTGCCGGGGCGCCTCGAGGTACTTCTCGACGTAGACGGAGGCGTTGTCGAAGTACGCCTCGCCCTCGCGCTGTGCGGTTTCGAGTTGCTCTTCGACCTCCGCCTCGTCGTGGACGACCTTCAGACCGCGGCCGCCGCCGCCGCCCTCCGCCTTGATGGCGACGGGGTAGCCGTACTCGTCGGCTATCTCCTTGACCTCGTCGGCGGACTCGACGGGTTCGGTGGTGCCGGGGACGACGGGCACGTCGGCCTCCTGCATCAGCGCGCGCGCCTTCGTCTTCTCGCCGAGTCGCTCCATTGCCGCCGCGGAGGGGCCGACCCACGTCATCTCCGACTCCTCGACTTTGGCGGCGAAGTCGGCGTTCTCCGCGAGGAAGCCGTACCCCGGATGAATCGCGTCGGCGCCGGCCTTCTCGCCGGCCTCGATGACCGCCTCGTGGTCGAGGTAGGAGTCCGCCGCGCGGGCGGGGCCGACGTTGTACGCCTCGTCGGCGTAGCGCACGTGCCCCGAGTGCTTGTCGGCGTCGCTGTAGACGGCGACGGTGCGCACGCCCAACTCCTTGCACGCCCGCATCACGCGGACGGCTATCTCTCCGCGGTTGGCGACGAGAACCTTACTGAACATTTGCGGGAGTATACCCGAACGCGGCACCTCATTCTATCGGTTCGGTGCGGTTCCGGCTTCGACGTCCGTCGAAGCAGTCGCGGCGTCGGAGTGGACGAACGTCTTCCGAGCGGAAGAATACGGGCTCGAAGGTGAACGTTCGTGAAATACGTCCCGAATCCAAACGGCCTTATGGGTGTGCCACGGAAAGCCACGGCAATGGCAGTACGAGTCGGCATCCTCGGCGCGACCGGCGCGGTCGGACAGCGATTCATCCAACTCCTCGACGACCACCCGACGTTCGAACTCGCGGCGCTGACCGCCAGCGAGGAGAGCGCGGGCAAGACGTACGCGGACGCCGCGAAGTGGCGCGTGAACGCCCCCATCCCGGACGACATCGCGGACATGGAGGTCGGTCCGACGACGCCCGACGCCGTCCTGGACGACGTGGACCTCCTGTTCTCCTCGCTCCCTTCCGGCGTCGCCACCGAGGTCGAACCCGAGTTCCTCCACGAGGGCTACGTCGTCTCCTCGAACTCCTCGAACGACCGCATGGCCCCCGACGTGCCGCTCACCATTCCGGAGATAAATCCGGACCATCTCGACCTCATCGAGGTCCAACGCGACGAACGCGGCTGGGACGGCGCCCTCGTGAAGAACCCGAACTGCTCGACCATCACGATGGTGCCGACGCTGGCCGCCCTCGACGAGTCGTTCGACCTCGAATCCGTCCGCGTCTCCACCCTCCAGGCAGTCTCCGGGGCGGGCTACTCCGGCGTCTCCTCGATGGAGATAATCGACAACGCCATCCCGCACATCGGCGGCGAGGAGAACAAGATGGAGACCGAATCGAGAAAGCTCCTCGGCGAGTTCGACGGCACCGACGTCGAACTGCACGGGATGGACGTCGCGGCCTCCTGCAACCGGATTCCGACCATCGACGGCCACCTCGAGAACGTCTTCGCGGAGACGGCCGAGGAGGCGACGGCCGAGGACGCCGCCGAGGCGATGCGCTCCTACGAGGGCGTCGACCTGCACAGCGCCCCCGAACAGTTGATTCACGTCTTCGAGGACCCCGTCCGACCCCAGCCTCGTCTGGACCGCGAACGCGGCGACGGCATGCAGATTTCCGCCGGCGGGATTCAGGAGACGGGCACGGGTCTGAAGTACAACTGCCTCGCGCACAACACGATTCGCGGCGCCGCGGGCGCGTCGCTGCTGAACGGCGAACTGCTGGTGCAGGAAGGCTGGGTCTAGACGACCCCACCGTTTCGCGGGGTCGGGGTGCGCTCCGCGCGACCGCTCTCGCGAGACGCTTTGCGTCACGTGAATATCAAAAGCGCCTCGCCGAGCGGGCGCGGGTCGAAGCGGTATTCTAACTCCGTTTAGCTGCTCCGTCGCTGATAGTTCGTTGAAACTGTGTTGAACAGAGAGCGTGCATCGGTCACTCAGGTTTCAGATACCGTTTCCATACCGAAGCAGCTTTGGTTGTTTAGGCTGGCCTAAGAATTATGTCCGAAGATATCGGTGGGCGCGGGGCACCGACGCGCAGAGACTACGTGAAGTACGGTGGGACGGTCGTCGGCGGCGGACTGCTCGCCGGGTGTTCAGGGCAGTCCGGTTCCGGATCGACGCCGGTCGAGACGAACACCGACGCTGGCACGGAGACGACGACCGACGACGGCGGTTACACGGTCGAACTGTTTCCCGTCGGCGAGGTGGCGTTCGAGTCCGTTCCGGAGTCCGTGACGACGTACAACATGGGCTGGGCGGACATGGTCGTCTCGCTTGGGCAGGCTGACAAGCTACAGACGAACAGGCTGAGCGCGCCTACGCT contains:
- the asd gene encoding aspartate-semialdehyde dehydrogenase encodes the protein MAVRVGILGATGAVGQRFIQLLDDHPTFELAALTASEESAGKTYADAAKWRVNAPIPDDIADMEVGPTTPDAVLDDVDLLFSSLPSGVATEVEPEFLHEGYVVSSNSSNDRMAPDVPLTIPEINPDHLDLIEVQRDERGWDGALVKNPNCSTITMVPTLAALDESFDLESVRVSTLQAVSGAGYSGVSSMEIIDNAIPHIGGEENKMETESRKLLGEFDGTDVELHGMDVAASCNRIPTIDGHLENVFAETAEEATAEDAAEAMRSYEGVDLHSAPEQLIHVFEDPVRPQPRLDRERGDGMQISAGGIQETGTGLKYNCLAHNTIRGAAGASLLNGELLVQEGWV
- a CDS encoding acetyl-CoA carboxylase biotin carboxylase subunit, coding for MFSKVLVANRGEIAVRVMRACKELGVRTVAVYSDADKHSGHVRYADEAYNVGPARAADSYLDHEAVIEAGEKAGADAIHPGYGFLAENADFAAKVEESEMTWVGPSAAAMERLGEKTKARALMQEADVPVVPGTTEPVESADEVKEIADEYGYPVAIKAEGGGGGRGLKVVHDEAEVEEQLETAQREGEAYFDNASVYVEKYLEAPRHIEVQILADHHDNVRHLGERDCSLQRRHQKVIEEAPSPALDDDLRERIGEAARRGVDAADYTNAGTVEFLVEDGEFYFMEVNTRIQVEHTVTEQVTGIDVVKWQLRVAAGEELGFAQDDVEIEGHSMEFRINAENAANDFAPAPGGELETYDPPGGFGVRLDDALRQGDDLVTDYDSMIAKLIVTAGDREECLARSERALEEFQIDGFHTIIPFHRLMLTDETFRAGEHTTKYLDEELDRTRIERAVEKWGPAESEGDSDGDEEVTERDFTVEVNGKRFEVSLEERGAPAVQVPADGGSAGGSGTRARPDEAEGDDEEAVAVEGGEQITAEMQGTILSVDVEEGDDVESGDVVCVLEAMKMENDVVAERGGTVAQVLVGEGESVDMGDVLVVLE